A part of Terriglobia bacterium genomic DNA contains:
- a CDS encoding Crp/Fnr family transcriptional regulator, with amino-acid sequence MSTYRTPYNLQPSESCDHCGARSAGFFCQLPAATLKRLEAISFVTSYPHGAVLFVEGQAPRGVYMICRGQAKLSVVSPDGRTLILKIAGPGEVLGLSACVMDKAYEATVETLSPCQVNFIRREDFLRFVREDSEACLLAAIQISKQYNNACRELRWVGLSRSADWRLASLLLGWGEDHSEGNVTNESPSFKMTLTHEEIAQMIGTTRETVTRAMARFKKQKLIEVRGATLVLRNQKMLLEIAGRGALFVAPLTTMPHAEPLARQNSAFRVVRDKQAACAIV; translated from the coding sequence ATGTCAACCTATCGCACCCCGTACAACCTTCAGCCGAGCGAATCCTGCGATCACTGCGGCGCTCGCTCAGCCGGCTTCTTCTGTCAACTGCCGGCGGCCACGCTGAAGAGGCTGGAAGCGATCTCCTTCGTCACCTCGTACCCGCACGGGGCGGTGCTGTTTGTCGAAGGGCAGGCGCCGCGCGGGGTGTACATGATCTGCCGCGGGCAGGCCAAACTCTCGGTCGTGTCGCCGGACGGCCGCACTCTGATTCTGAAGATTGCCGGCCCGGGCGAGGTCCTCGGACTCAGCGCCTGCGTCATGGACAAGGCCTACGAAGCCACCGTGGAGACGCTCAGCCCCTGCCAGGTGAACTTCATCCGCCGCGAGGATTTTCTGCGCTTCGTGCGCGAGGACTCGGAAGCCTGCCTCCTCGCCGCCATCCAGATCAGCAAGCAGTACAACAATGCCTGCCGGGAACTGCGCTGGGTGGGCCTTTCGCGTTCCGCCGACTGGCGCCTGGCCAGCCTGCTGCTGGGCTGGGGCGAGGATCATTCTGAAGGTAACGTTACCAACGAGTCGCCTTCCTTCAAAATGACGTTGACCCACGAGGAGATTGCGCAAATGATCGGCACGACGCGCGAGACAGTGACCCGCGCGATGGCGCGCTTCAAGAAGCAGAAGCTGATTGAAGTGCGCGGTGCCACTCTGGTCCTGCGGAACCAGAAGATGCTGTTGGAAATCGCCGGACGTGGAGCTTTGTTCGTGGCCCCGCTGACGACGATGCCCCATGCCGAACCCTTGGCAAGACAAAATTCCGCATTTCGGGTTGTAAGGGACAAACAGGCAGCCTGCGCAATCGTCTAA
- a CDS encoding SpoIVB peptidase S55: protein MNKAVLPRLLLLGLVLLIAIVALAETPAIAPQTTTPILPLSEVQAGMRGVAYTVFQGVTPEPMDVEVLGVLRNANGPKGDIILVRLHGKRVEYTGVVAGMSGSPVYVDGRLMGALAFRIGEFSKEPIAGVTPIEKMLEINALDNTPAADGQSIPSAKSETTPSSGPGTPSGIAGAVNLLRPIETPLVFTGFTQDAVNRFAPQFANAGIVPVMGAGSVSNERQPEPIEPGSSVSAILVRGDLNIAATCTVTYMDPQRLLACGHPLLQFGKVDMPMTKARVLATLPSPLNAFKIVNTTEPVGAFVQDRHTGILGRFGKQPEMIPVTLTIHDANQPKQFHYEVLNNSKLTPVAMMATLFSALQGVNDAGEDVTYRMTGSISVQGYPTVHIQNMYAPSDAGAPTAFASAISLGERFGRIYQNPYDKAKIRAVELDFDIVRERRSAQLESARTDVTEARPGDDIVIESALRPYRGERIVRQIPVKIPTSTPKGTLRILISDGNTLDRMRNIGSNFGHRMDLASTIALLNKEHSNDRLYVSLLEANPQAMVEDKVMPALPLSVMNVMEGMRGTQDMVVVGESSVNEASTPLDYVVSGAQIITVTVK from the coding sequence ATGAACAAAGCTGTGTTGCCGCGCCTTCTTCTCCTCGGGCTCGTTCTGCTGATTGCGATCGTTGCCCTTGCCGAAACGCCTGCCATCGCGCCGCAAACGACCACGCCAATCCTGCCGCTGTCGGAAGTGCAAGCGGGAATGCGCGGCGTCGCCTACACCGTGTTCCAAGGCGTCACGCCGGAGCCGATGGACGTGGAAGTTCTCGGCGTGCTGCGCAACGCCAACGGTCCCAAAGGCGACATCATTCTGGTGCGTCTGCACGGCAAGAGAGTCGAGTACACGGGCGTGGTCGCCGGCATGAGCGGCAGCCCGGTCTACGTGGACGGCAGGCTGATGGGCGCCCTGGCGTTTCGTATCGGTGAATTTTCCAAGGAGCCGATCGCCGGCGTGACGCCGATCGAGAAGATGCTGGAGATCAACGCTCTCGACAACACTCCGGCGGCAGACGGGCAATCCATTCCTTCCGCCAAAAGCGAAACGACGCCCAGCAGCGGCCCGGGAACGCCGAGCGGCATCGCAGGCGCCGTCAACCTGCTGCGTCCGATCGAGACGCCCCTGGTCTTCACCGGGTTCACCCAGGACGCGGTCAACCGTTTCGCTCCGCAGTTCGCCAACGCCGGCATCGTGCCCGTGATGGGCGCCGGTTCGGTGTCGAATGAGAGACAGCCTGAGCCGATCGAACCCGGGTCGTCGGTCAGCGCCATCCTGGTGCGCGGCGACCTGAACATCGCCGCCACCTGCACTGTCACCTACATGGACCCGCAGCGCCTGCTCGCCTGCGGCCATCCCCTGCTGCAGTTCGGCAAGGTGGACATGCCCATGACCAAGGCGCGCGTGCTGGCCACGCTGCCTTCGCCGCTCAATGCCTTCAAGATCGTCAACACCACCGAACCGGTGGGCGCGTTCGTACAGGATCGCCACACCGGCATCCTTGGCCGCTTTGGCAAGCAACCGGAAATGATCCCGGTCACGCTCACCATTCACGACGCCAACCAGCCCAAGCAGTTTCACTATGAGGTTCTGAACAACAGCAAGCTGACTCCGGTGGCCATGATGGCCACCCTGTTCAGCGCGCTGCAGGGGGTCAACGACGCGGGCGAGGATGTCACCTACCGCATGACCGGCAGCATCAGTGTCCAGGGCTATCCGACGGTTCACATCCAGAATATGTACGCGCCCTCCGACGCCGGCGCACCCACCGCCTTTGCCTCCGCCATTTCACTGGGCGAGCGCTTTGGACGCATCTACCAGAACCCGTACGACAAGGCCAAGATCAGGGCTGTCGAACTGGATTTCGACATCGTGCGCGAGCGCCGCTCGGCGCAACTGGAGAGCGCGCGCACCGACGTGACCGAAGCGCGCCCGGGCGATGACATCGTGATCGAGTCCGCGCTTCGCCCTTACCGCGGCGAGCGTATCGTGCGCCAGATTCCGGTGAAGATTCCGACCTCCACCCCCAAAGGAACCCTGCGCATCCTGATCAGCGACGGCAACACGCTGGACCGCATGCGCAATATCGGCAGCAATTTCGGGCACCGCATGGACCTGGCCTCCACCATCGCCCTGCTCAACAAGGAGCACTCTAACGACCGTCTCTACGTCTCGCTGCTGGAGGCCAACCCGCAAGCCATGGTGGAAGACAAGGTCATGCCGGCCCTGCCGCTGTCGGTGATGAACGTCATGGAAGGCATGCGCGGAACGCAGGACATGGTGGTCGTGGGCGAGTCGTCGGTCAACGAGGCCTCCACCCCGCTGGACTACGTGGTTTCGGGAGCCCAGATCATTACCGTGACGGTGAAGTAA
- a CDS encoding VWA domain-containing protein — MLDVKCLTSGGAALRRAVAAMVVIAAFAVILGLPAWAQQVPSPPPAGKPTQPAPAEAGGPEGDIGPMAVPKKGEAPPEPKPQPPKKIEGMPEYSLKVDTALVQVPVLVTTKDGQFIPGLKEGNFRVQEDGVPQRITKFEVSQAPITAVLLVEFAARSYSFMYDALNASYAFAQSLKPEDWVAVVAFDMKPFIVTDFTQDKQKIFGALNTLRIPGFSETNVFDALYDTLDRVDGIAGRKYIILVASGCDTFSRMTYDKILKKVKATPNVTIFTISTGEALRIWAEARGGGGGGGLFPCTTSIDFLQADNQMNTFSKMTGGRWFKPRFAGEMPEIFRDIGQNIRNQYVLAYHPTNSRLDGTYRKLKVEVVAPDGGPLHVRDQKGKDLKFQVTAREGYTAQHQVE, encoded by the coding sequence ATGTTGGATGTGAAATGCCTTACTTCCGGCGGCGCGGCCCTGAGGCGCGCAGTTGCGGCAATGGTAGTGATCGCAGCCTTCGCCGTGATCCTGGGCCTCCCCGCGTGGGCGCAGCAGGTGCCGTCACCGCCGCCCGCGGGGAAACCGACGCAGCCGGCGCCGGCGGAAGCCGGCGGGCCGGAGGGCGACATCGGACCGATGGCGGTCCCGAAAAAAGGCGAAGCGCCGCCGGAACCCAAGCCGCAGCCACCCAAAAAAATCGAGGGCATGCCCGAATATTCCCTGAAAGTGGACACCGCCCTGGTGCAGGTGCCGGTGCTGGTTACCACCAAGGACGGCCAGTTCATCCCCGGGCTGAAAGAGGGAAACTTCCGCGTCCAGGAGGACGGCGTGCCGCAGCGCATCACGAAGTTCGAGGTGTCGCAGGCGCCGATCACCGCCGTGCTGCTGGTCGAGTTCGCCGCGCGCAGTTACTCTTTCATGTACGACGCGCTCAACGCCTCGTATGCCTTCGCGCAAAGCCTCAAGCCCGAGGATTGGGTGGCCGTGGTGGCCTTCGATATGAAGCCCTTCATCGTCACCGATTTCACCCAGGATAAGCAGAAGATTTTCGGGGCGCTGAACACCTTGCGGATTCCCGGCTTCAGCGAAACCAATGTGTTCGACGCGCTCTACGACACGCTGGATCGCGTGGACGGTATTGCAGGCCGCAAATACATCATCCTGGTGGCCAGCGGCTGCGACACCTTCAGCCGCATGACGTATGACAAGATCCTGAAGAAGGTTAAGGCCACGCCGAACGTCACCATCTTCACCATCAGCACCGGCGAGGCGCTGCGGATCTGGGCGGAAGCGCGCGGCGGGGGCGGCGGCGGGGGTCTGTTCCCCTGCACCACGAGCATTGATTTTTTGCAGGCCGACAACCAGATGAACACTTTCTCCAAGATGACCGGCGGACGCTGGTTCAAGCCGCGCTTCGCGGGCGAGATGCCGGAAATCTTCCGCGACATCGGACAGAACATCCGCAACCAGTACGTGCTCGCCTATCACCCCACCAATTCGAGATTGGACGGCACTTACCGCAAGCTGAAGGTGGAGGTGGTGGCGCCCGACGGCGGTCCGTTGCACGTGCGTGATCAGAAAGGCAAGGACCTGAAGTTCCAGGTCACCGCCCGCGAAGGCTACACGGCGCAGCATCAGGTGGAGTAG
- a CDS encoding ZIP family metal transporter, whose translation MSPISISVLLGLTAAAANVFGGAVIAWKRWHYSYLKYFVALGSGFMLATALMEMVPESVRLRGRDAGFLVLVGYLIVHFFEHTVSPHFHFGEETHEDEFVQKHKSWSVLLGLVIHTFFDGIAIASGFLVSTGLGWVIFFAVFLHKIPEGFTVASVMLASGRSRALAWGSSVLLGAATLLGVLTMVITRQAVSVGLPVSAGVTIYVAASDLIPEVNREPGIKMALVVFLGVGCLFLMDHVLHVH comes from the coding sequence ATGAGCCCCATTTCCATCAGCGTGCTGCTGGGCCTGACCGCCGCCGCCGCCAACGTGTTCGGCGGCGCGGTCATCGCGTGGAAGCGGTGGCATTACAGCTACCTGAAATATTTCGTGGCCCTCGGTTCCGGATTCATGCTGGCCACCGCGCTGATGGAGATGGTGCCGGAGAGCGTGCGCCTGCGCGGACGAGACGCCGGGTTCCTGGTGCTGGTCGGCTACCTGATTGTTCATTTTTTCGAGCACACGGTCTCGCCGCATTTTCATTTTGGCGAGGAGACGCACGAAGACGAGTTCGTGCAGAAGCACAAGTCGTGGTCGGTACTGCTGGGGCTGGTGATCCACACCTTCTTCGACGGCATCGCCATCGCCTCCGGTTTCTTGGTTTCCACCGGGCTGGGGTGGGTCATTTTTTTCGCCGTGTTCCTGCACAAGATTCCGGAAGGCTTCACCGTGGCCTCGGTGATGCTGGCCAGCGGCCGCAGCCGCGCGTTGGCGTGGGGATCGTCGGTGCTGTTGGGCGCGGCCACGCTGCTCGGGGTGCTGACCATGGTGATCACGCGGCAGGCGGTGAGCGTGGGGCTGCCGGTCTCGGCGGGTGTCACCATCTACGTCGCGGCCTCGGACCTGATTCCGGAAGTCAACCGCGAGCCCGGGATCAAGATGGCGCTGGTGGTGTTTCTCGGCGTGGGATGTCTCTTCCTGATGGACCACGTTTTACATGTGCACTAG
- a CDS encoding NUDIX hydrolase, whose product MKRDYPDRPLVGVGAVIVRDHRVVVVQRSAEPLKGHWSIPGGALEVGETLRQGAAREALEETGLQIEAFDVLDVFDSIYRDHEGRARYHYVLIDFFCRAVSGELRAGGDAAQARWITREEVANFAITETAQKVICKALDREQVQ is encoded by the coding sequence ATGAAACGTGATTATCCGGATCGGCCGCTGGTCGGCGTGGGTGCGGTGATCGTGCGCGACCACCGCGTGGTGGTGGTGCAGCGCTCCGCCGAGCCGCTGAAGGGGCACTGGTCCATTCCCGGCGGCGCGCTCGAGGTTGGCGAAACCCTGCGCCAGGGCGCCGCCCGCGAGGCACTGGAGGAAACCGGGTTGCAGATCGAGGCGTTCGACGTGCTCGATGTTTTCGACAGCATCTACCGCGACCACGAAGGCCGTGCCCGCTATCACTACGTGCTGATCGACTTTTTCTGTCGCGCGGTGAGCGGCGAACTCAGGGCCGGTGGCGATGCTGCGCAAGCAAGGTGGATCACGCGCGAAGAGGTGGCGAATTTCGCGATCACCGAAACGGCGCAGAAGGTGATTTGCAAGGCGCTGGACCGGGAACAGGTTCAGTAG